A window of Mytilus edulis chromosome 10, xbMytEdul2.2, whole genome shotgun sequence contains these coding sequences:
- the LOC139492670 gene encoding uncharacterized protein has protein sequence MLPRLQYQLQVTYRAKDKEVKRSARKDKRQYLKDLANEAEKSAILGELRTVYKITKQLYGTSNAQTAHVNDKNGKALKTEREQAERWVQHFKEILNCPEPDIIATPEPSEYDLNINTEPPTTEEVRNAI, from the exons ATGCTTCCAAG GTTACAATATCAACTACAAGTAACATACAGAGCAAAAGACAAAGAAGTTAAAAGAAGTGCTAGAAAAGATAAAAGACAATATCTGAAGGACCTAGCAAACGAAGCAGAAAAGTCAGCCATCCTGGGAGAGTTGCGTACAGTTTACAAAATCACCAAACAACTCTATGGAACATCAAATGCACAGACAGCACATGTAAACGACAAAAATGGCAAAGCATTGAAAACAGAAAGGGAACAAGCAGAAAGGTGGGTCCAACATTTCAAAGAGATATTAAACTGCCCTGAGCCTGATATCATAGCTACCCCTGAACCATCAGAAtatgatttaaacatcaacacAGAACCACCAACTACAGAAGAAGTAAGAAATGCCATTTAA